From a single Sporosarcina oncorhynchi genomic region:
- a CDS encoding ParB/RepB/Spo0J family partition protein, which produces MAKGLGKGLNALFPDESLTKAEKVESIRLKSIKVNPYQPRKLFDENAIQELSESIKEHGVLQPIIVRKVNTMYEIVVGERRFRAAGLAGLVEIPAVVRQLTDEQSMEMAILENLQREDLTPIEEAEAYQKLMDNLSLTQEQLAFRLGKSRPHIANHLRLLSLPDVVRKLIMDGKLSMGHGRTLLGLRKKEQIILTAEKTMNEGLNVRQLERLVHKMNEDVPRETKPEKKNIFLEEQETNLREYFGTNVSIKKTKNKGKIEIEFFTEEDLERILELLNE; this is translated from the coding sequence ATGGCTAAAGGATTAGGAAAAGGGTTGAATGCTTTATTTCCCGATGAGTCATTAACGAAAGCTGAAAAAGTCGAGAGTATTCGATTGAAGAGCATTAAAGTGAACCCTTATCAGCCAAGGAAATTATTCGATGAAAATGCAATTCAAGAATTGAGTGAATCGATTAAGGAACACGGGGTTCTGCAACCAATCATCGTACGAAAAGTAAATACGATGTATGAAATCGTTGTAGGAGAAAGACGTTTTCGTGCTGCAGGCTTGGCGGGATTGGTTGAAATCCCAGCTGTTGTTCGTCAATTAACAGATGAACAGTCGATGGAAATGGCAATTCTAGAAAACTTGCAACGCGAAGACCTGACACCTATTGAGGAAGCAGAAGCGTACCAGAAACTAATGGACAACCTTAGTTTAACTCAAGAACAGCTCGCATTTCGTTTAGGAAAGAGCAGGCCCCATATAGCGAACCATCTTCGTTTACTAAGTTTACCAGACGTTGTGCGTAAACTGATCATGGATGGAAAGTTGTCGATGGGCCATGGCCGTACACTTCTTGGCTTACGCAAGAAAGAGCAAATTATTCTTACTGCTGAAAAAACGATGAATGAAGGTTTGAATGTCAGACAATTGGAACGACTTGTCCATAAAATGAATGAGGATGTTCCACGTGAAACAAAACCTGAGAAGAAAAATATTTTCTTAGAAGAACAGGAAACAAACTTGCGTGAATATTTCGGTACAAATGTATCGATAAAAAAGACCAAAAACAAAGGGAAAATTGAAATCGAGTTTTTCACTGAGGAAGATCTTGAACGAATTCTTGAGTTATTGAACGAATAA
- a CDS encoding ParA family protein, which translates to MGKIIAIANQKGGVGKTTTSVNLSACLAHIGKKVLLIDADPQGNATSGVGVNKGDVHQCIYDMLIDDVNIKEVIHHTKVENLDIVPATISLAGAEIELVSTISREVRMKHAIQDAKAMYDYIIIDCPPSLGLLTINSLTAADSVIIPVQCEYYALEGLSQLLSTIRLVQKHLNENLMIDGVLLTMFDARTNLGIQVIEEVKKYFQDKVYKTIIPRNVRLSEAPSHGEPIIIYDSRSRGAEVYLELAKEVVHNG; encoded by the coding sequence GTGGGTAAAATTATTGCAATCGCCAATCAAAAAGGAGGAGTTGGAAAAACAACCACTTCTGTGAATTTAAGTGCTTGCCTTGCCCATATCGGCAAAAAAGTTTTGCTGATAGATGCTGATCCACAAGGAAATGCAACAAGTGGGGTAGGGGTCAATAAGGGAGATGTGCATCAGTGCATCTATGATATGTTAATCGATGATGTCAATATAAAAGAAGTCATTCACCATACAAAAGTTGAGAACTTAGATATCGTGCCAGCTACGATTTCTTTAGCAGGGGCAGAGATTGAACTTGTATCTACAATATCGAGGGAAGTCCGCATGAAGCATGCCATCCAGGATGCTAAAGCAATGTATGATTATATTATCATCGATTGTCCACCGTCTTTAGGGCTCTTGACGATTAATTCATTGACAGCTGCTGATTCAGTTATCATTCCAGTCCAATGCGAATATTACGCTTTAGAAGGACTTAGTCAATTACTGAGCACAATCAGACTGGTGCAAAAGCATTTGAACGAAAACTTAATGATAGATGGTGTCTTATTGACAATGTTTGATGCCCGGACAAACTTAGGAATTCAAGTCATTGAAGAAGTGAAAAAGTATTTCCAAGATAAAGTGTACAAAACGATCATTCCTCGTAACGTACGATTGAGCGAAGCGCCAAGCCATGGAGAACCGATTATCATTTATGATTCAAGGTCGAGAGGCGCAGAAGTATATTTAGAGCTGGCAAAGGAAGTGGTGCACAATGGCTAA
- the noc gene encoding nucleoid occlusion protein, which translates to MKNTFSRFFGNSEKETDLPETEVVVAQEQVDQVDINLIKPNKYQPRTIFSEEKIEELARTIHTHGVIQPIVIRKTDEGYEIIAGERRFRAMKKLGWTEVPAIIRNLDDKETASIALIENLQREELTSIEEAYAYEKLLELHNLTQEALAQRLGKGQSTIANKLRLLKLPEEIKNKILTKELSERHARALISIKDTELQSKIFHQAIEEQLNVKQLEERIQLALNPVEEEKTKKKPVKRKSVSKDVRIALNTIRQSLQLVTKSGIAVKTEEEDTEDFYTITVRIPKKK; encoded by the coding sequence ATGAAAAATACGTTTTCGCGCTTTTTTGGCAATAGTGAAAAGGAAACTGATTTACCTGAGACAGAAGTAGTCGTTGCGCAAGAACAGGTAGATCAAGTGGATATTAATCTCATCAAGCCGAATAAATATCAGCCGCGTACAATTTTTTCTGAAGAAAAAATTGAGGAATTAGCGCGCACAATTCATACACATGGGGTAATTCAGCCAATCGTCATTCGTAAAACCGATGAGGGTTATGAAATCATTGCGGGTGAACGAAGATTCCGAGCGATGAAAAAGCTTGGTTGGACGGAAGTGCCAGCAATTATTCGTAATTTGGACGACAAAGAAACAGCTTCTATTGCATTGATAGAAAACTTACAACGAGAAGAGCTAACTTCGATTGAAGAAGCTTATGCGTATGAGAAGTTACTGGAATTGCATAATTTGACGCAAGAAGCCTTGGCTCAACGTTTGGGAAAAGGGCAGTCAACGATTGCTAATAAGCTGCGTTTATTAAAGTTACCTGAAGAGATTAAGAATAAGATTCTTACGAAGGAACTTTCTGAGCGACACGCGCGTGCACTCATTTCGATTAAAGATACAGAATTGCAATCGAAAATATTTCACCAAGCAATTGAAGAACAATTAAACGTGAAGCAATTGGAAGAACGTATTCAATTAGCGCTCAACCCTGTAGAAGAAGAAAAGACGAAGAAGAAGCCCGTCAAAAGAAAATCAGTCAGTAAAGATGTACGTATCGCCTTAAATACAATTAGGCAGTCATTGCAACTTGTTACAAAAAGCGGTATTGCGGTTAAAACAGAAGAAGAAGATACTGAAGACTTTTACACGATTACTGTTAGAATTCCTAAGAAGAAATGA
- the rsmG gene encoding 16S rRNA (guanine(527)-N(7))-methyltransferase RsmG codes for MNEAQFVEALKEQGIVLTEKQLLQFNKYFQMLVEWNEKMNLTAITDQPSVYLKHFFDSISAAFYVDMTGKRSICDVGAGAGFPSIPLKICFPELSVTIVDSLNKRISFLNELASELQLDHVNFVHSRAEDFGQDPKYREEFDIVTARAVARLSVLSELCVPLVKEGGVFISMKGAAAEEELQDAKKAIAVLGGELVNEFSFNLPMEESERTIFLFNKTKKTPKKYPRKPGIPNKTPIV; via the coding sequence TTGAACGAAGCCCAATTTGTAGAAGCATTGAAAGAGCAGGGAATTGTCTTAACAGAAAAGCAATTACTACAATTTAACAAATATTTCCAAATGCTTGTGGAATGGAATGAGAAAATGAATTTGACGGCTATAACTGACCAGCCATCTGTATATTTAAAGCACTTTTTTGATTCAATTTCAGCAGCATTCTATGTAGATATGACTGGAAAAAGATCTATTTGTGATGTCGGAGCCGGAGCTGGATTTCCCAGTATTCCCTTAAAAATCTGTTTCCCTGAACTATCAGTAACAATTGTAGATTCATTGAATAAACGAATTTCATTCCTAAATGAACTGGCAAGTGAATTACAGCTTGATCACGTCAACTTCGTTCATTCAAGAGCTGAAGACTTTGGCCAGGACCCTAAATACCGTGAAGAGTTCGACATTGTAACAGCGCGTGCCGTTGCAAGATTATCCGTCTTATCTGAGCTATGTGTTCCACTTGTAAAAGAAGGTGGCGTTTTCATCTCCATGAAAGGTGCTGCGGCGGAAGAAGAATTACAAGATGCTAAAAAAGCAATAGCTGTTCTAGGCGGAGAACTAGTTAATGAATTTTCATTTAATTTACCGATGGAAGAAAGTGAAAGAACAATTTTTCTTTTCAATAAAACAAAAAAGACACCGAAGAAGTATCCACGTAAGCCTGGCATTCCAAATAAAACACCAATTGTTTGA
- the mnmG gene encoding tRNA uridine-5-carboxymethylaminomethyl(34) synthesis enzyme MnmG, whose protein sequence is MPQFEAGTFDCIVIGAGHAGVEAALASAKMGASTLVLTMNLDMIAFMPCNPSLGGPAKGIVVREIDALGGAMAKVIDKTHIQMRMLNTGKGPAVRALRAQADKVLYQQEMKNILEEQDNLKLHQGVVEELIVEDGEVKGVITQIGGIYRAKTVIITTGTFLRGEVIIGDLKYSSGPNNQMPAIKLAENLQALGLEMVRFKTGTPPRINGKTIDYSKTEIQPGDEEPRAFSYETTEFILDQLPCWLTYTTSVTHEIINENLHLSPMYSGMIKGKGPSYCPSIEDKIVRFADKSRHQIFLEPEGRNTKEYYVQGLSTSLPEHVQRKLIESVPGLEKAEMLRAGYAIEYDAVTPTQLWPTLETKNIKNLYTAGQINGTSGYEEAAAQGIMAGINAASKVLGKEEVILGRADAYIGVLIDDLVTKGTSEPYRLLTSRAEYRLLLRHDNADMRLTEIGYNLGMISEERHEKFLIKKQQIDEEIARLRKVSIKPDEAVQEIIRESEGTELREPMKAADLLKRPEMKYSQIVKVVPPEVEVSADVAEQVEIFIKYEGYIEKSMQQVQRMKKMENKRIPENIDYHAISGIAKEAKANLTAVRPLSIAQASRISGVNPADISILLVYIEQGKIAKISG, encoded by the coding sequence TTGCCACAATTTGAAGCAGGCACGTTCGATTGTATAGTCATCGGAGCAGGCCATGCCGGCGTTGAAGCGGCTTTAGCTTCTGCGAAGATGGGTGCATCGACACTGGTGCTTACGATGAACCTCGATATGATCGCATTCATGCCATGTAATCCGTCACTCGGCGGTCCTGCAAAAGGGATTGTCGTGCGTGAAATTGATGCACTCGGTGGAGCAATGGCAAAAGTAATCGACAAAACACATATTCAAATGCGGATGCTCAACACAGGTAAAGGACCTGCCGTCAGAGCGCTTCGTGCACAAGCGGATAAAGTACTGTATCAGCAAGAAATGAAAAATATTCTTGAAGAGCAGGATAATCTGAAGTTACATCAAGGCGTTGTAGAAGAATTAATTGTAGAAGACGGTGAAGTGAAAGGTGTCATTACTCAAATTGGTGGTATCTACCGTGCGAAAACAGTCATCATCACGACTGGTACTTTCTTACGCGGTGAAGTGATCATTGGGGATTTGAAATATTCCAGTGGTCCAAACAACCAGATGCCGGCTATCAAGCTTGCAGAGAACTTACAAGCGCTTGGGCTGGAGATGGTTCGTTTTAAAACGGGTACACCTCCACGCATCAATGGTAAGACCATCGATTATAGCAAAACAGAAATTCAACCAGGCGATGAAGAACCGCGTGCATTCAGTTACGAGACGACAGAATTCATCCTCGACCAATTACCATGTTGGTTGACGTATACGACATCTGTCACACATGAAATTATTAATGAAAATCTACATCTTTCACCAATGTATTCAGGAATGATCAAAGGAAAAGGGCCAAGCTATTGTCCATCCATTGAAGATAAAATTGTCCGTTTCGCGGATAAATCACGTCATCAGATTTTCCTGGAGCCTGAAGGCAGAAATACAAAAGAGTATTACGTGCAAGGACTTTCCACGAGCTTGCCGGAACATGTTCAACGCAAACTAATCGAAAGTGTACCAGGACTTGAGAAAGCTGAAATGCTGCGTGCGGGTTATGCAATTGAGTATGATGCAGTGACACCAACTCAGCTATGGCCGACACTTGAAACGAAAAACATTAAAAATCTCTATACTGCCGGACAGATCAATGGAACTTCTGGTTACGAAGAAGCGGCTGCTCAAGGGATTATGGCAGGCATCAATGCTGCAAGCAAAGTTCTTGGTAAAGAAGAAGTCATTTTAGGTAGGGCTGATGCTTACATCGGTGTACTTATCGATGATCTCGTCACGAAAGGAACGAGCGAACCGTATAGACTACTGACATCCAGAGCGGAATATCGTTTGTTGCTACGTCATGATAATGCCGATATGCGACTTACTGAAATCGGTTATAATCTTGGTATGATTAGCGAAGAAAGACATGAAAAGTTTCTCATTAAGAAACAGCAAATCGATGAAGAAATTGCAAGACTACGCAAAGTTTCGATTAAACCGGACGAAGCAGTCCAGGAAATCATCCGTGAATCAGAAGGAACAGAGTTGCGAGAGCCGATGAAAGCGGCAGATTTGTTGAAGCGACCTGAAATGAAATACAGCCAGATAGTGAAAGTTGTGCCCCCGGAAGTTGAAGTGTCAGCAGACGTGGCGGAACAAGTTGAGATCTTCATCAAATATGAAGGTTATATTGAGAAATCCATGCAACAGGTTCAACGCATGAAGAAGATGGAGAACAAAAGAATTCCTGAAAACATTGACTATCATGCTATATCTGGTATCGCTAAAGAAGCAAAGGCGAATTTGACTGCTGTTAGACCACTATCGATTGCCCAAGCCTCACGAATTTCAGGTGTGAACCCAGCTGACATTTCCATATTGCTTGTCTATATCGAACAAGGAAAGATTGCAAAAATTTCAGGTTAA
- the mnmE gene encoding tRNA uridine-5-carboxymethylaminomethyl(34) synthesis GTPase MnmE — translation MHYDTIAAISTPMGEGAIAIVRLSGDEAIDIADSIYRSPSGKKLADERSHTIHYGHLVDPSTDEVVEEVMVSLMMAPKTFTRENVVEINCHGGVVAVNRVLNLVLREGARLAEPGEFSKRAFLNGRIDLSQAEAVMDLIRAKTDKAMNVALNQMEGKLSRLINDLRQALLETLAQVEVNIDYPEYDDVEEVTIPLMIEKGTWVKEEIEKLLRTSSQGKILREGLSTVIVGRPNVGKSSLLNSLVQENKAIVTEIAGTTRDIIEEYVNVRGVPLRLVDTAGIRETEDIVERIGVERSRQVLKEADLILLVINGSEALSEEDRRLFEAVAGMDIIVVINKTDLPQKVDMSEMITLAGRGQVVTTSILNEEGIDELEDSIAKLFFEGNLEAGDLTYVSNARHIALLHKAHKTIQDAISAAEMNVPVDMIQIDVTRTWELLGEIVGDTVQDSLINELFSQFCLGK, via the coding sequence GTGCATTATGATACTATAGCTGCCATTTCTACTCCAATGGGGGAAGGCGCTATTGCCATCGTCCGGCTAAGTGGAGATGAGGCTATCGACATTGCTGATTCAATTTACCGTTCACCGTCAGGTAAAAAACTTGCGGATGAAAGGTCACATACAATCCATTATGGACATCTGGTCGATCCGTCAACAGATGAAGTTGTTGAGGAGGTCATGGTTTCCCTGATGATGGCTCCAAAGACATTTACGCGTGAAAATGTTGTGGAGATTAATTGCCACGGAGGCGTTGTGGCGGTAAATCGTGTTCTTAATCTTGTGTTGCGAGAAGGAGCCCGACTAGCAGAGCCCGGCGAATTTTCAAAACGTGCATTTTTAAATGGGCGCATTGATTTATCACAGGCAGAAGCCGTTATGGATTTGATCCGCGCTAAAACGGACAAGGCGATGAATGTCGCCTTGAATCAGATGGAAGGGAAACTTTCCAGATTGATAAACGATTTACGACAAGCGCTACTTGAAACACTTGCGCAAGTGGAAGTAAATATCGATTATCCGGAATATGATGACGTTGAAGAAGTGACGATTCCGCTCATGATTGAAAAAGGAACATGGGTGAAAGAGGAAATTGAAAAACTTCTGCGCACATCATCTCAAGGGAAAATCTTACGTGAAGGCTTATCGACCGTCATTGTCGGAAGACCGAACGTGGGAAAATCATCATTGCTTAACAGTCTTGTCCAGGAGAATAAAGCGATTGTTACCGAAATAGCGGGGACAACACGTGATATAATAGAAGAATACGTCAATGTTAGAGGAGTACCGCTACGACTAGTCGATACAGCAGGCATCCGTGAAACGGAAGACATCGTCGAACGGATTGGTGTTGAACGCTCACGCCAAGTACTCAAAGAAGCAGATCTGATTCTGCTCGTCATAAACGGTTCTGAAGCACTTTCCGAAGAGGATCGTCGTCTGTTTGAGGCAGTTGCCGGAATGGACATTATCGTCGTTATCAATAAGACCGATTTACCGCAGAAAGTTGATATGTCAGAAATGATTACCCTGGCAGGAAGAGGACAAGTAGTGACAACGTCCATTCTGAATGAAGAAGGTATCGATGAACTTGAGGACTCGATTGCCAAACTCTTCTTTGAAGGGAATTTGGAGGCGGGAGACCTCACATACGTTTCCAATGCCCGACATATTGCCTTGCTACACAAAGCGCACAAGACGATCCAAGACGCTATCTCTGCAGCCGAGATGAATGTACCCGTCGACATGATTCAAATCGATGTTACACGTACGTGGGAGTTGCTCGGAGAGATTGTCGGTGACACGGTGCAGGACAGCCTTATTAACGAACTGTTCTCCCAGTTCTGTCTCGGAAAGTAA